The nucleotide sequence CTCTGAAACACTGTAGATTAAGTCCAGCAGCAGAGGGAACCCCAGCATCATTATAAGAAATACGGTGATTGGAGCTGTCAGCCAGAATTTTTCCTTGCTGCTTACCTGCATGCTGAACTTGAATCCTAGCTGGAAAAAATGCCTGGGAGCTTACTTGAGAAGATCAGCCATTCCCTTGCTAGTCGCTAGCATTGCTTCGCCCAGAGACTTGGTTCCTGACCAGTAGCCCGTAAACTGCTCAGCTTGCAATGTGTAGATCTGCAAGGCAGAAGCAGAGGTGCCTCCATTCATCACAAACCCGTAACTCCCAGCAAAGTCCCCTAGTTTGATAAGATCAGGCCGATCACCAGAAATTTTATCTGTGATGGATTTAGCCATAGCTGGAGAACCGCCACTCAAAGCATAGGTCTCCATAGCATCAGCACCAGAGAGCCAATTCAAAAACTTGATTGCGGCATCCTTGTTCTTGGAGTTCTTGTTCAAGCCCAAGCCCAAACCATGAATATGAGTAACACGTCTGGCAGGTCCTGCAGGAGGAGCAACTGTGCCAATCTTTCCTGCCACTGCAGGGTTTTCCTCGGGATTGTTCAAGCTAACGAAAGCAGCGTTCCATTGCAGCATGGTGGCTGCCTGTCCAGAACCGAAAGCAGTGTTTGCTTCTGCATATTCGTATGAGGTCGAATAATTCGGAGAAGCACCAGCATCATAGAGCGTCTTGTAAAGCTGAAGTCCTTGCCGGAAAGCCCAGGAATCAACCATAACATTGCCTTTGGCGTCCAACCACTCACCACCATGAGAACGTGCAGTCGAGTGCCAGATCATCATGTTGAACAGCAAGTTTTTCATCTGTAGGACTGTTCCGTAACGAGTTGGGCTGGCAGAGTTGATGCTCTTTGTGAAGAATAAGGCTGTCGCTGTGTAGTCTTCCCAGTTCCAGGTATCAGGATTTTTGGGAGATAGTGTTTTGCCCAAGTATTTCTGGGATATTTCGCCATAGATCTTCTTCCAGCCTGCATCGCTTAGTAACTTGTCAATCAAGTCATTGCGATAGTACATGAAGTGCAAACTCAGACCAGTGGGTACACCATATTGCTCACCTTCAAATTGCATGGTCTTCAACACTTTGTCTCCGAAGACATCCGTTGCTGCAGATGGTAGACTTAGTGGTTGCATTTATGGGGCGTAGCGTCCAACTGCATAAGTTGCGGTTAGGTTGATGTCAAACTCAGTCGTTCCGGCGGCCAAGTCAGCCTGCAGTTTGTCCCAGAAGCCATCTCGATTGAAGAAGATCAAGTTGATGGATCCATTGCTTTTGCCAGGGCCTGCGTTGTAGACTTCAACTACTTTCCTTAAAGCTGTTTCTTCGGGGCCACCAGGCCAACCTAAGACGGTGACTTGTGCCCACAGGACTTTACTGCGAAAAGACTGACCAACAATACCAGTCCAAGTTTGGTAGACATCTTTTTCATTGGAACCTCAAATTGAGTTTAGAGATATAGAAACAGTGATCTGTTTCTAACTTGATTCAAGCAGAGAAACTACCTGCGGGAAAATACTCTGCTTGAGATAGATCGGATACCGGAGTAACAGATAAGGCGAAGCTTGTATCCGATAATGAAAATAAGCGCAAAAAAAATTAGAGGATCACAAGTTGTAGTTTTTTGTAGTGAACCTTTGAGAGAATTTGAAGACTTGTGAAAACAGCTCAAAAGTGTGAAATGGCGAACTTGAGACTCTGTAGAAACTTTTTGAAGGGATGACCATGTCAAAGCAGCTAATTTATGTGGGTGGATATGCCTCTCCTGAGATGGAAGGGATTCAGCTTTTCACTCTTGATTTGACCTCTGGTCAGTTGACCTATGTTAAAGGCGTGAGGGGAGTTGAAAACCCATCTTTTTTGACTCTTACCAGGGATTTTCAGCGTCTTTATGCAGTGGTGGAGGTTTCAGAATATCAGGGCAATCCAGGTGGTGGAGTGGCAGGCTACGTAATCTCCGAAGAGGGCAGAACACTTAACCCTTTGAACAACCAGCCAACCAATGGAAATCATCCTTGTCACCTGAGCTTGTCTCATTCTGAAGATGCGTTGTTCGTTGCGAACTATTCGGGGGGGAGTGTCGCCGCCTATCAAGTCATTAAGGATGGAAACCTCTCAGGCCCCAATGATTTTCATCAGCATCACGGGAGTTCGGTAAATCTGAAACGTCAGGAAGGGCCTCACGCACATATGGCTCACCTGACACCAGACGGCCGGCATCTGCTTGTCACGGATCTGGGCACAGATCAGTTGATGGTGTATCAGATCAATTCTCAGGAAAAGTTGGATCTCCTCAAAGATCGCTGTTTGAAACTTCCAGCTGGATCTGGGCCTCGTCATTTGACGTTCAGTCATTCAAATAAGAGGATGTACCTGATCAATGAGTTGGGGAATACGATTCTCGTGTTTCCTATGGGTGAGGATGGTCTGCCTGCCAAGGAATCCACTCAAGAAATCAATACTCTCCCTAGAGATTTTTCAGAAGAGAGCACAACGGCAGACATTCATGTACATCCCAGTGGTAAGTTCTTGTACGGCACCAACCGAGGGCACGATAGCTTCTGTTGTTATCGGATTCTACCAGATGAACAGTTGGAATTGATCGGGCATGTCCCCACAGGAGGGCAATCCCCAAGAAATTTTTCCATTCATCCCGATGGAAAATGGTTAGTAGTGGCTCACCAGGTCTCTGGCAATATTCTTTCGTTTGCCGTTGATCAGGAAACTGGAATGTTGAAGCAATCTGATGATCAAAAACTCAATCTTCAGCCATCTTGTTTGCAGTTTGGGCATCCTTCACACTGAGCAATCATCGCATACGATGAGATCCGTTGACGCCATCAGAACTCTATCATTTCCTGGACGAACATCAGATTTCATATGAAAAATTTGATCATTCACCAGTCTACACTGTGGAAGAGTCAAAGAAATTATCCCCTGCAATGTCAGGAGGAAAAACCAAGAACCTCTTCGTTCGTAACAAAAAGGGCAAACACCACATTCTGTTGACAGTGGAGCAGGACAAACGAGTTGATCTCAAGAAGGTCTCTGAATTTATCGGGTATGGCCGCTTAAGTTTCTGCTCGCCAGAACGCTTGCTCAAGTATCTAGGAGTGGAGCCTGGATCGGTTTCCCTGCTGGGGATTCTAAATGATCGAGCTGGGGAGGTGGAAATCCTGATTGACGAAGATCTTTGGAAGGAAAAATATCTTTTGTGTCATCCACTGGTCAATACGAGCACTCTCCGTTTGGGCAGGGAAGAGCTGGTGAAATTATTTCAACTGAGTGGGCATCCTTTCCGTTTGCTTCCAATTCCTGAGTTGGAGGAATAAATTGTTGTTTGTTGGTGAGATTGCGTTCTTCTCTGAATATAGAATTGCCTCACCCGTTTGGGAGCAAAAGGACCTTACCGCTACGGCCTCCTTGATAGGCATGCCGAAGGGCTGCTTCAAGCTGATCTAAATTGTAGGTTGCTTCAACTGGGGTCGAAATTTGTCCTGAGACCACAAACTCCTCCAATTCTTCGTAGAGCTGTTGCTTTCGCAT is from SAR324 cluster bacterium and encodes:
- a CDS encoding lactonase family protein, giving the protein MSKQLIYVGGYASPEMEGIQLFTLDLTSGQLTYVKGVRGVENPSFLTLTRDFQRLYAVVEVSEYQGNPGGGVAGYVISEEGRTLNPLNNQPTNGNHPCHLSLSHSEDALFVANYSGGSVAAYQVIKDGNLSGPNDFHQHHGSSVNLKRQEGPHAHMAHLTPDGRHLLVTDLGTDQLMVYQINSQEKLDLLKDRCLKLPAGSGPRHLTFSHSNKRMYLINELGNTILVFPMGEDGLPAKESTQEINTLPRDFSEESTTADIHVHPSGKFLYGTNRGHDSFCCYRILPDEQLELIGHVPTGGQSPRNFSIHPDGKWLVVAHQVSGNILSFAVDQETGMLKQSDDQKLNLQPSCLQFGHPSH
- a CDS encoding prolyl-tRNA synthetase associated domain-containing protein — its product is MTPSELYHFLDEHQISYEKFDHSPVYTVEESKKLSPAMSGGKTKNLFVRNKKGKHHILLTVEQDKRVDLKKVSEFIGYGRLSFCSPERLLKYLGVEPGSVSLLGILNDRAGEVEILIDEDLWKEKYLLCHPLVNTSTLRLGREELVKLFQLSGHPFRLLPIPELEE